The Malus domestica chromosome 06, GDT2T_hap1 genome has a segment encoding these proteins:
- the LOC103436876 gene encoding NAC domain-containing protein 71, producing the protein MGGASLPPGFRFHPTDEELVGYYLHRKVEGLEFELEVIPVIDLYKFDPWELPEKSFLPRRDMEWFFFCPRDRKYPNGSRTNRATKAGYWKATGKDRKVVCQSGVNGYRKTLVFYRGRAPLGDRTDWIMHEYRLNDDLAQGTSGHQGVFALCRVVKKNEHAHKTHDSHGEPKAKRVGSASSSGEDMTSTRILKEPLSISADTSSQASYLHNESRYSSRATSPHEVNAMAEFEPASRETNPADFWVSPDLILDSSKDYPQLQKAMPNYFQQYEFPSTMSPWQSYEPRESPSSSYSNFTGDLKMADDVNQMGGMSPFSGHTDYMGYYGNEEMQFEGSETWDGQALICRQVSADGSLGELGGLWLQEDNMVIVM; encoded by the exons ATGGGAGGAGCATCACTGCCACCAGGTTTCAGGTTTCACCCAACTGATGAGGAATTAGTTGGATATTACCTTCATAGAAAGGTGGAGGGGCTCGAATTTGAGCTTGAAGTTATTCCAGTGatcgatttgtacaaattcgaTCCATGGGAGTTGCCAG AGAAATCCTTCCTCCCTAGACGTGATATGGAATGGTTTTTCTTCTGTCCCCGGGATCGAAAGTATCCAAACGGCTCAAGAACAAATAGAGCTACTAAAGCTGGCTACTGGAAGGCCACTGGAAAAGACCGCAAGGTTGTTTGTCAATCTGGTGTGAACGGATACCGAAAGACCCTTGTTTTTTACCGCGGACGTGCTCCTTTAGGAGATAGAACAGACTGGATCATGCATGAGTACCGCCTCAATGATGATCTTGCTCAGGGAACATCAGGTCATCAG GGAGTTTTTGCTTTGTGCCGTGTTGTTAAAAAGAATGAGCATGCACACAAGACACATGATTCCCATGGAGAGCCAAAGGCCAAGAGGGTTGGAAGCGCTTCGAGCAGTGGGGAGGATATGACCTCAACAAGAATCTTGAAAGAGCCCTTGAGCATCTCTGCTGATACATCATCTCAAGCGAGTTACCTGCATAACGAGAGTCGTTATTCAAGCCGTGCTACTTCTCCACATGAAGTTAATGCAATGGCAGAGTTTGAGCCAGCTTCAAGGGAGACCAACCCTGCAGACTTCTGGGTCTCACCTGATTTGATTCTTGATTCTTCTAAG GACTACCCACAGTTGCAAAAAGCTATGCCTAATTACTTTCAGCAGTACGAGTTTCCAAGCACAATGTCGCCGTGGCAGTCGTATGAACCCAGAGAATCACCCAGCTCGTCATACTCGAATTTCACGGGGGACCTTAAAATGGCCGATGATGTGAATCAAATGGGCGGCATGTCACCATTCTCTGGACACACAGACTACATGGGTTACTATGGGAATGAGGAAATGCAATTTGAAG GGTCTGAAACATGGGATGGCCAAGCTCTAATTTGCAGGCAAGTGAGCGCAGATGGGAGTTTGGGGGAATTAGGAGGACTTTGGTTACAGGAAGACAATATGGTCATTGTGATGTAG
- the LOC103436880 gene encoding uncharacterized protein yields the protein MACCFSNTVSYGWKLKRSSPYSLFGWSIGKTKQDEMPQTKYYDTDLPFPPSLLDKTFLSGRELKCCYKATIDGFSAANFHNSCDFKGPCAIIGYTNKSFKFGAFNPEGYRSTDDYYDTFDAFLFYWTDNDITDPIVLPKVGGSGAALFDYARGGPQFGADGLLIGPPLAPVMGGFAGPDTNSGIGDLRQAKSRLGLSYAKREDGKESLFGDESRATLEEVEVYCSPQIASLY from the exons ATGGCTTGTTGCTTCTCAAACACTGTATCTTATGGCTGGAAACTGAAAAGAAGCAGCCCATACAGCTTGTTTGGCTGGAGTATAGGAAAAACCAAACAGGATGAAATGCCACAGACCAAGTACTATGACACTGATCTTCCATTCCCACCTTCTCTGCTTGACAAAACATTCTTAAGTG GTAGGGAACTCAAGTGTTGCTATAAGGCCACAATTGATGGATTTAGTGCAGCTAATTTCCACAACTCCTGTGACTTCAAGGGGCCATGTGCCATAATTGGCTACACAAACAAGTCCTTCAAGTTTGGTGCATTCAACCCTGAAGGCTACAGAAGCACAGACGATTATTACGACACCTTCGATGCATTCCTTTTCTACTGGACAGACAATGACATAACTGATCCAATTGTTTTGCCCAAAGTAGGAGGAAGTGGTGCAGCCCTTTTCGATTATGCTCGAGGTGGGCCGCAATTTGGGGCCGATGGGCTGCTTATCGGACCACCTCTAGCGCCCGTTATGGGCGGGTTTGCAGGCCCGGATACTAATTCGGGTATTGGTGATTTAAGGCAAGCTAAATCTAGATTAGGATTGTCATATGCAAAGAGGGAAGATGGGAAGGAGTCACTTTTTGGTGATGAGTCTAGAGCAAcccttgaagaagttgaagTTTATTGCAGTCCTCAAATTGCAAGCTTGTACTAA